From a region of the Paralichthys olivaceus isolate ysfri-2021 chromosome 4, ASM2471397v2, whole genome shotgun sequence genome:
- the LOC109633780 gene encoding leukocyte surface antigen CD53-like has product MSQHCLKFLKYTMCVANFLCFMCGVAVLGFGIFMMVSFRMAALLPSLASLNMANLLLISGIVITCVSFLGFLGALKENRCLLLMYFLLLFLLMLVELTAACVLLFFEGQIAAMIKEDLNKSLKDSKEGTRNSTDVLNEWDLVQNELTCCGVQNVSDWGDKVPKSCCEQECDIAEPPYKEKGCLDKMRILFEDNFLLTGISVIILCIIEVLGMCFAMTLFCHISRSGLGYKL; this is encoded by the exons ATGTCTCAACACTGTCTCAAGTTTTTAAAATACACCATGTGTGTCGCCAACTTCCTTTGTTTT ATGTGCGGCGTGGCGGTTCTGGGCTTTGGCATTTTCATGATGGTGAGTTTCAGGATGGCCGCACTCCTCCCCAGCCTGGCCAGTCTCAACATGGCCAACTTACTGCTGATCAGTGGCATTGTCATCACGTGCGTGTCCTTCCTGGGGTTCCTGGGTGCTCTGAAGGAGAACCGCTGTCTCCTCCtgatg tatttcctgctgctgttcctTCTGATGCTGGTGGAGCTGACTGCAGCATGTGTGCTACTCTTTTTCGAGGGACAG ATTGCTGCTATGATCAAAGAGGATCTCAACAAGAGTTTGAAAGATTCCAAAGAAGGTACTAGAAATTCAACAGATGTACTGAATGAGTGGGATCTGGTTCAGAATGAG CTAACCTGCTGTGGAGTCCAAAATGTGTCGGACTGGGGAGACAAGGTGCCGAAATCTTGCTGCGAGCAAGAATGTGACATTGCCGAGCCTCCTTACAAGGAAAAG GGTTGTTTGGACAAAATGAGGATCTTGTTTGAGGATAACTTTCTTCTCACTGGAATTTCTGTCATCATCCTCTGCATTATTGAG GTTTTGGGGATGTGTTTCGCCATGACGCTCTTCTGCCACATCAGTCGATCTGGACTGGGCTACAAGTTATAG